CCGTTGAAAAAATTGGCGGTACCTCAATGTCAGCCTTTGACGCTGTTCTCGATAACATCTTACTTCGTCCAGAGAACCCGTATAACCGTATGTTTGTGGTTTCAGCTTATGGCGGTATTACCGATGCATTATTGGAATGTAAGCGTTCAGGTAAAGCCGGTATTTATCGTTTAGTTGAAAATCGTGATGATGCGTGGGTGGAAGCCATGGAAGAGCTTGAACAACGCATGTTATTGATTAACGAAAATATGTTTGCTGACCCAATCAGTCGCCGTCGTGCCGATAACTTTATTAAAGATCGCATCGCGCAAGCGACGAACTGTATCAACAATATTATGGAAACCTGCCAGTATGGTCAGTTTTCAATGCAGCATTATTTGCCGCAAATCCGAGAGTTTTTATCTTCCATCGGTGAAGCACATAGTGCGTACAATACTTGTTTGAAGCTAAACACTCTTGATGTGAACGCTAAGTTCGTTGACTTATCTGGTTGGGATCTTGATGGCCAAGGAAAAGATGTGTCAGGTGATCTCGACGCAGTGATTGAAAATGCGTTGCAAGATATTGATGTGACTAAAGAACTTCCGATCGTGACAGGCTATGTTTACTGCGCCGAAGGCTTAATGAAGACCTATGACCGTGGTTACAGTGAAATGACCTTTAGTCGTTTAGCGGTGTTGTCGAAAGCAAAACAAGCAGTCATTCATAAAGAGTATCACTTGAGTACTGCTGACCCGCGCGTTGTTGGTCCAGAAAAAGTGCGTCCAATGGGGCAGACGAACTATGACGTCGCTGACCAACTTGCTAATTTAGGTATGGAAGCGATTCACCCGAATGCAGCTTCTGGTTTACGTCGTAGTGGTATTGAATTGGTAATCAAAAATACCTTTGAACCAGAACATAAAGGTACGCTGATTTCACATGCGTTTGACCCACATCGTTATGCGGGTAACACCGATAAAGTGGAAATTATTGCTGGTCGAAATAAAGTCTTTGCACTGCATATTTTTGACCAAGCTATGGTGGGCCAAGCGGATAACGTCGGTTATGAGTTGATGGAAATCATCAATGATGAGCGTGTTCAGCTAGTGGGTAAAGAAATGAACGCCAACTCGATTACTTATTATTTAAGCGGTAATTCGAAGAGCAAGAACAAAGTCTTGTCTCGCGCAGAAAAAGCGTTCCCACGAGCAAAAATTACCGGCAAGATGGTGGCGTTAATTTCCGTGATTGGTGCTTCAATTGACACCAATATAGCGCTGAGCCACGGCATGATCGCATTAATGAACCAAGATATTACGCCGCGTGCAGCGCACTCGTCGATGCGTAATGTGGATGTGCAATTTGTGGTTGATGATGAAAATTATGAAGCGGCGATTTGTACCTTACATGAAGAGTTCATTGACGGTCTTGAATCAAATGATGAGCAACTTGATAAAGAAAAAGCGGCTTAATATTGGTTTATTAAATAAAGCCTAATAATCAAACCCTGCTAACTAAAGAGTTGGCAGGGTTTCCTATTTTAGGAGCTAGTCAGGATTTTGTTCCCATCGAAATTCCATTTGTTTGGCGGTTGCTTCCGCGATGTCCATTCCCAATAACTCACTGACGATAAATAAACTCATATCAATGCCCGCCGAGATCCCTCCTGAGCTAATACGGTTACCATCTTTTACCCAACGGACGTTCTCTTGTACTTTCAGCTTTGGAAATCGTTGTTTGAGATCGGGAATATCTTCCCAATGCGTTGTCACTGAGTGTTGGTTAAGTATCCCTGCTTGCGCCAGTATAAAAGCGCCAGTGCAAACCGATGCGATTAGAGGTACTTGCATCTCCTGAGTTTTTATCCACTCAAGCACACCAACTTTGTACATTTCATCAGTATGCACACCACCAACCACAATTAAGACATCTAATTTAGGATGATTAGCAATACTGTAGTCGGGAAGAACACGATAACCCGCTCTTGCCGTCACAGGGGTTGCTTGTTCTGCGATCAGGAAAACATTGAAATCTTGACCGTTTGAATTCACACGGTTTGCTGTGGTGAACACTTCATAAGGGCCTGAAAAATCAAGCACTTCTGCATTATCGTAGAGGTAAATACCGATATTCATTTTTCTTCCTTGAAAAACAATGATGGAGTGAGACAAATATGTCACGAAATATAGAATTTAGTCTACCTCGAGCCATTTATATGCCATTATTAAGTGTGTTTTTACATTCCTACTTATAAAAGAGATATACCATGAAACTGTTAGTTCGAAATCTTTCTCGTGAAACAACTGAATCAGAAATGCGTCAATTGTTTGAAGAGTTTGGAGAAGTCGGTGAGTGCACTTTAGTACTGGATGACGAAACCGGTCTTTCTAAAGGGTTTGGTTTCATTTATATGCCGGATCTTGATCAGGCTAAAACCGCTCGATTTGCGTTAAACGGCAAAGAAATCGACAACAGTAAAATCAAAGTGAAAGTCGCCAGTTAATTGGGTTGGCGGCTTTAATTGAGTCTAAAGGGTTATCGTTTTTGTAACGTAACCAATAGAATACCCAATAAAATCATCGCTGAAGCAACAACAAATGGTAGGGTGATCGGTTCTCGAACCATGATCGCCCCGCCTAAAGCTGCAATCACTGGTACCAATAATTGCACGACACCGGCCTGAGTCGCCTTTAAGCCTTTCAGTGCGACATACCAAATTGCATATCCCATTCCTGATGTCACCGCACCTGAAATGATGGCTAAGATCATACCGTGATAAGTCAGCGTATTTTCAGTGACCATAATATAAATGATTAATAACAAGCACAGAGGCAAACAGCGTACAAAGTTGCCTGTGGTATCACTGAGTGGATCAGAGCTTGTTTTTCCTCGAATGGTATAGCCTGCCCACGCCATGCCTGCTAGTGCCATTAATACAAAGCCAGAAAATGATGGCGTAGAAGCATTGGGCAACATCAAATAAACAAATCCAGCAAACGCCAATGTGATCCCCAACCACTCAAGTAATACCAACTTATGCCCTTTGCATAATTGGTAAACGATCATAGTGATTTGTACCGCGCCAAACAAAATTAACGCTCCAGTGCCCGTTTCTAACGAAAGGTAAGCGATAGAAAAGCACAGAGCATAGACAAATAAGCACAGCGCGGATGCCATACTGCCTTTCAAAGTGAAGTGAGAAGCGGTTTTATTGTGGCTTGTCCTTGGTCGAAGGCTTAGAAGTAGGCACAGCATGATAGCGCCGGAAGCTAATCGCAGGGTGGTAAAGCTTAATGGATCAATATTGCCATCCATTAAAGCAAGGCGAGCCAGAACCGAATTTGCCGCAAATGCAATGAGTGCAAATACCGTAAAAATAAAAGTTTTGAAGGCATGGCTTGATTGATGGTTAGGCATAATGATGGGGCTTGAATCCTGTTATCTCGAATAAGAAAGGAGGCCTCATACCTCCTTTAAACGTACTTTCTAAAGCTAAACCAGAGAAAAATGATTAATGACTTGAATGGTCGGAATTATGCGAAATACCGGCCATCACTTTTTTTACCGGCACGCTTAACGTTTCAGTTTCACCGTTGGCAAACTCCAGAGTTAGGGTTACTTTGTCACCTTCAGCTAAAGGCTGTTTTAAGTTAAGCAGCATGATGTGATAACCACCAGGTTTCAATACCACTTCACCATGAGCTGGCAAATTCAGCTGGTCAATTTGACGCATTTTCATCATGTCGCCATCTTTTTCTACCGTATGCAGCTCAGTCTTGCTCGCAACATCCGTTTGGGCTGCGACCAAAGTACGTTCGCTATCCATGTGATTTTCTATAGTCATGAAAATGGCGCTGTTTGCTGCATTAGGTGGAGTCGCGCGAGCATACGGGTCATTGTAGTGTAAGCCATTATGGGCAAAAGCTGCCGAGCTCAATAGCAGTCCAGAGAGTAATAAAGCAAGCTTTTTCATTAAGCGTTTTCCTTTTCAACTTGTTGAATAGAAAGAATTAATGGTTGTGGATTCAATGTATGTGGCACTTTTTTAATTAAGGTGCCGTCGGGTTGAACAAAATAGAAATAAGAGCTGTGATCTATCGTGTATTTTAGTTCAGAGTCTTTAAGCTCGGTTTTTTGGAAAATCACACCGTAACGAGTTGCTAATTGCTGAATGGCTGCCGCAGAGCCTGAATAACCTTGAATATTTGGGTGAAAATAATGTGCGTATTTTTGTGCATCTTCACCGGAATCTCGCTCAGGATCTAATGTAATGAAGATTGGACGGATATGGGAAAGCTGATCGTCATCCAGTTGCTTCATTGCGGCAGAAAGCATGGCTAATGATGTTGGGCACACATCTGGACAACGGGTAAAGCCAAAATAAATGACTCTAATTCGAGTATCGGCGGGATCGAAAATATCCGTTTTGTCGTTATCGCCATTTATGAGCGCTAAGCTTGTAGCTGATTGAGATGTCTGTTGTGATGGGTGCAAATAAAAGTTTAATGCCAAGCCTAAGCTAAAAGCCAACGCTAAGATAATGACCCAAGATTTCTTCATTTTTCCATCCTAATCGACGCGTAAATTTTATTGCCTGCTTGGTCACTCAATGTGCCAATCCATGTCATTTTCGAATCGGTGCAAATGGGAAGAACCACAGAGCCTTGATAACTGCCATCGGGTTGTTTTATTACCGGAAATTTGGCGGTTCCTAAATCCATTTCTAAACCTCGTAAAGTTAACAATAAACGCTCGCTGTTGTTGTCTGGCCACTGCACTTGTAGGCGGGTTTCTTGTAACGGTTTTGCGATATCCGTATCGAGCTGAAGACTGACATTGCTTTGCTGGCAAACTTGGCGAGAAAGGGCACAATATTGCGACGCTTCAAAATGTGAATCAGAGGGAGTACGCCACATTTCCCATAGCTGAGGCGCAAAAAAACCAGCCACTAACGCCAGTACAGTGAACATACCTAACAAATAGGCTGAATTGTGTTTTGTATGTTTGAATGACATCTCGGACATAAAGATAGATCAGTTAATTGTCACGGTTTAGAGACTAATATGAATGATGCTAACACGAATGATTCCGACTTGAATGAGAATCCCTTTTGTTTGAGGACAAGAGCACAAAATAAAACACCCAAGTACAGTGAAGCACTTGGGTGTTTGAGCATGCTGATGAATACCCCGTTTATTTTTTGTTCTGTGCCACTTTCTCAAGCAGCCAAACAATACCAATACCAGCCAGCATACACACGATGGCTAATATTAATTGAGACGGTTGGCCAACGACTTGCTCAAACTGATGTGGCAGCAAGTTATGCTCGACTAGAGGTACTTGCTCGCCATCAGAATTTACTCGCCAGCTGATGGTTTCTTTCCACGGCCAAATTTTAGGTAATGTACCCATCATTAATCCGGTTAAGAAAACTAGCGTTGCCGAACGATGTTTGTTTAATAACCATGACAGTAAATGAGAAAAGCTTAATAGACCACACACTGCGCCTACTGCAAACAAACCTAATACGCCAATGTTGAGCTCTTTTACCGCAGCTAAAATGGCCGGGTAAATGCCTAATAGCAATAAAATAAAACTACCTGAAATGCCCGGTAAAATCATCGCACAGATAGCAATGGCGCCCGCTAAGATGAGGTTAAGCGGCGTTGGCTGTAAATCGAGCGGTTGTAATACCGTGATGGTGTAGGCAAACGCAATTCCCGCGACTAAAAAGAGGACATGGATCAGACGTCGATCATCGACCTGCTTTAAGATATGCACCACGGAAATTAAGATCAAACCAAAAAAGAATGACCAAAGCGGAATAGGGTGAGTGACTAACAGCCAAGAGATTAATTTCGCCAAGGTCAAAATGCTGGTTAAAATACCACCAAATAGAGCGGCTAAGAATCCGGCATTAATATGGGTGAGAACCGCTTTAAAGCCTTCACGTTTCCACAATCCGAGTAAGCTTGGATTAACTTTACGAATACTGCCAAGCAGGGTGTCGTAAATCCCTGTTATAAAAGCAATGGTTCCGCCTGATACACCAGGAACCACATCGGCCGCGCCCATGGCAATGCCTTTCAGGTAAGTGAAAAAATAATTCATACAATATACCGTTAAATCAAATGACTGAATTAGGCGCGTAGGTTGTCATGATTTGCCGGAAATAGGAAGTTTTAGTGATTGTTTGTTAAAAATAATTATTGGAATGCCCACCAAAAGGCTTGGTAAAACGCGTCCTTCGCGTCTTTTTCAATTAACAGACCATTGCTTGAAATCAAACGGTCAAATGGCCAAGTCATCACTTCTTGCACGGATGCTCGTAGCATTGCTTTATTTTTAAACTTACGGCGCACACGATATGGCAAAGTAAGCTGGTTACGGCCACCTTGAATCAAGGTTGTGATCTTTTGACCTGTGGGTAGGTGAGGCTGTAGTGCTACCAAATTATCGGTAATAAAAAGCGTGCGGCTGAGTGGATCACAAAACAACATTTTATTGGGTGACTCATCGCCACCAATAGACGTTTGTAATAATTGTCCTTGCCATTCTTTGGGTGTTTGATGCGACAAAACCCCATCAAAATTCAGATCGGTGCGTTTTTCAATGAGTGAATGTGTCGCGAAAAAATAAGCTTTGGAGTAGGCAAGCCACCAATCTGAAAGGTGATGATGATAAGTCGGAGTGGGCGATACCACAAATTTCACCGCTCCGAGTTGAGATAATTCCAACTGGCACTGCGTCGAAAGTTCAATCGGTGAAATCACCATGAGTTCATCATTTTCGAGTTTAATCACCACCATGCGTTGAATGTGAGTTAAACCACATACACGGTAGCTTTTATCTATGTACCAAACTCGGTTGGATTCCCATTCTGTAAACATCAGGCTTGCTTCCTTGCAAACAAATACATGACGAGAGTTTATCTTAAAATTCTTTTATCAGTTAGTGGAAGTTTTCATTACTGATTAATCTATCAAACTCCTCATACGTTGGTGTAGTATCTCTCAATAAAGTTCGACTCAATAATCAAGGAAGATAAGATGAAGCAATCTCTAATTGCGTCTGCGGTGTTATTTGCTGCGAGTTTATCGGCTCAAGCGGCTGATGTTAGCCCTAGTGATGTATTA
The Vibrio gangliei genome window above contains:
- a CDS encoding SCO family protein, encoding MKKSWVIILALAFSLGLALNFYLHPSQQTSQSATSLALINGDNDKTDIFDPADTRIRVIYFGFTRCPDVCPTSLAMLSAAMKQLDDDQLSHIRPIFITLDPERDSGEDAQKYAHYFHPNIQGYSGSAAAIQQLATRYGVIFQKTELKDSELKYTIDHSSYFYFVQPDGTLIKKVPHTLNPQPLILSIQQVEKENA
- a CDS encoding DUF368 domain-containing protein, which produces MNYFFTYLKGIAMGAADVVPGVSGGTIAFITGIYDTLLGSIRKVNPSLLGLWKREGFKAVLTHINAGFLAALFGGILTSILTLAKLISWLLVTHPIPLWSFFFGLILISVVHILKQVDDRRLIHVLFLVAGIAFAYTITVLQPLDLQPTPLNLILAGAIAICAMILPGISGSFILLLLGIYPAILAAVKELNIGVLGLFAVGAVCGLLSFSHLLSWLLNKHRSATLVFLTGLMMGTLPKIWPWKETISWRVNSDGEQVPLVEHNLLPHQFEQVVGQPSQLILAIVCMLAGIGIVWLLEKVAQNKK
- a CDS encoding DMT family transporter yields the protein MPNHQSSHAFKTFIFTVFALIAFAANSVLARLALMDGNIDPLSFTTLRLASGAIMLCLLLSLRPRTSHNKTASHFTLKGSMASALCLFVYALCFSIAYLSLETGTGALILFGAVQITMIVYQLCKGHKLVLLEWLGITLAFAGFVYLMLPNASTPSFSGFVLMALAGMAWAGYTIRGKTSSDPLSDTTGNFVRCLPLCLLLIIYIMVTENTLTYHGMILAIISGAVTSGMGYAIWYVALKGLKATQAGVVQLLVPVIAALGGAIMVREPITLPFVVASAMILLGILLVTLQKR
- a CDS encoding DUF4336 domain-containing protein; translation: MFTEWESNRVWYIDKSYRVCGLTHIQRMVVIKLENDELMVISPIELSTQCQLELSQLGAVKFVVSPTPTYHHHLSDWWLAYSKAYFFATHSLIEKRTDLNFDGVLSHQTPKEWQGQLLQTSIGGDESPNKMLFCDPLSRTLFITDNLVALQPHLPTGQKITTLIQGGRNQLTLPYRVRRKFKNKAMLRASVQEVMTWPFDRLISSNGLLIEKDAKDAFYQAFWWAFQ
- a CDS encoding copper chaperone PCu(A)C, which encodes MKKLALLLSGLLLSSAAFAHNGLHYNDPYARATPPNAANSAIFMTIENHMDSERTLVAAQTDVASKTELHTVEKDGDMMKMRQIDQLNLPAHGEVVLKPGGYHIMLLNLKQPLAEGDKVTLTLEFANGETETLSVPVKKVMAGISHNSDHSSH
- a CDS encoding RNA recognition motif domain-containing protein; its protein translation is MKLLVRNLSRETTESEMRQLFEEFGEVGECTLVLDDETGLSKGFGFIYMPDLDQAKTARFALNGKEIDNSKIKVKVAS
- a CDS encoding aspartate kinase encodes the protein MSAFDAVLDNILLRPENPYNRMFVVSAYGGITDALLECKRSGKAGIYRLVENRDDAWVEAMEELEQRMLLINENMFADPISRRRADNFIKDRIAQATNCINNIMETCQYGQFSMQHYLPQIREFLSSIGEAHSAYNTCLKLNTLDVNAKFVDLSGWDLDGQGKDVSGDLDAVIENALQDIDVTKELPIVTGYVYCAEGLMKTYDRGYSEMTFSRLAVLSKAKQAVIHKEYHLSTADPRVVGPEKVRPMGQTNYDVADQLANLGMEAIHPNAASGLRRSGIELVIKNTFEPEHKGTLISHAFDPHRYAGNTDKVEIIAGRNKVFALHIFDQAMVGQADNVGYELMEIINDERVQLVGKEMNANSITYYLSGNSKSKNKVLSRAEKAFPRAKITGKMVALISVIGASIDTNIALSHGMIALMNQDITPRAAHSSMRNVDVQFVVDDENYEAAICTLHEEFIDGLESNDEQLDKEKAA
- a CDS encoding DJ-1/PfpI family protein — protein: MNIGIYLYDNAEVLDFSGPYEVFTTANRVNSNGQDFNVFLIAEQATPVTARAGYRVLPDYSIANHPKLDVLIVVGGVHTDEMYKVGVLEWIKTQEMQVPLIASVCTGAFILAQAGILNQHSVTTHWEDIPDLKQRFPKLKVQENVRWVKDGNRISSGGISAGIDMSLFIVSELLGMDIAEATAKQMEFRWEQNPD